A DNA window from Thalassospiraceae bacterium LMO-JJ14 contains the following coding sequences:
- a CDS encoding OmpA family protein: MTRTLDSVVGKTGQRPLLKSMIVVIGSSIALSACSKVPDAINPAAWYRSTSDYVAGEDSKTNEAAGNDLQANRGEQPPGADGASPNLSRVDEQMAQRQNMTSGLTADTQGRKYADSVQRQGDSAQNSLYAEDKAPSAPQVEAQQIAPAPQPAKPVMTTKAPEPAMPAKTVTKTAESSVAPVSSGPDASYGVDPGMRGRLQQQLAEIQARAADQGSLLPSDTGYAGDGQSTVIISSGGVQTAMAPTMQFQNVGTGAPLSRLAAGQVSNNGALPLPSTSTKVATILFNNGSAGLDANDRKILADVARLQRERNATVRVIGHASQRTKNMDPSVHKRANYQVSVKRANQVASELKRMGISSEKILTAAVGDNHPIYLEVMPSGEAGNRRTEIYLSN, translated from the coding sequence ATGACAAGAACGCTTGATTCCGTGGTTGGTAAAACCGGCCAGCGACCGCTATTGAAAAGCATGATTGTCGTTATCGGCAGCTCGATTGCTTTGAGTGCGTGTTCGAAGGTTCCCGATGCCATCAACCCTGCTGCCTGGTACCGCTCGACGTCGGACTACGTCGCAGGTGAAGACAGCAAAACCAATGAAGCAGCCGGCAATGACCTGCAGGCAAATCGCGGTGAACAGCCGCCGGGCGCCGATGGCGCGAGCCCAAATCTCAGCCGTGTCGACGAGCAGATGGCGCAACGCCAGAACATGACCAGTGGCCTGACCGCCGATACGCAGGGCCGCAAGTATGCCGACAGCGTGCAGCGCCAGGGGGATTCTGCGCAGAATTCCCTGTATGCAGAGGACAAGGCACCGAGTGCGCCGCAGGTCGAAGCACAGCAAATCGCCCCGGCACCGCAACCCGCCAAGCCGGTGATGACGACCAAGGCGCCGGAACCGGCAATGCCGGCGAAAACGGTGACGAAAACCGCCGAAAGCAGTGTCGCCCCCGTTTCCAGTGGACCGGATGCTTCCTACGGCGTCGATCCTGGCATGCGCGGCCGGTTGCAGCAGCAATTGGCGGAAATTCAGGCGCGTGCCGCCGATCAGGGATCGTTGCTGCCGTCTGATACGGGCTATGCCGGGGACGGTCAGTCGACCGTGATTATTTCTTCCGGCGGTGTGCAGACGGCAATGGCGCCAACCATGCAGTTCCAGAATGTCGGCACCGGTGCCCCCCTGTCGCGTCTGGCCGCAGGGCAGGTTTCCAACAATGGCGCACTGCCTTTGCCGTCGACATCGACCAAGGTGGCGACGATCCTGTTCAATAACGGTTCAGCCGGCCTGGATGCCAACGATCGCAAAATTCTTGCCGACGTGGCCCGCCTGCAGCGTGAACGCAATGCCACCGTACGGGTGATCGGACACGCCAGCCAGCGCACGAAAAACATGGATCCGTCGGTACATAAACGCGCCAATTATCAGGTTTCGGTCAAGCGTGCCAATCAGGTTGCGTCTGAATTGAAGCGGATGGGGATTTCATCAGAGAAAATCCTGACGGCAGCCGTCGGCGACAATCATCCGATTTATCTTGAAGTCATGCCGTCGGGTGAAGCCGGAAACCGCCGCACCGAAATCTATCTTTCAAACTAG
- a CDS encoding LL-diaminopimelate aminotransferase yields MERDFYKIRRLPPYVFAEVNDMKARARADGADIIDFGMGNPDLPTPEHVVAKLKETVDNPKTHRYSNSRGIPGLRKAIATYYGRRFGVDVDPDKQAIVTLGSKEGLANLSQAITSPGDVILVPNPSYPIHQFGFIIAGAAARSIPVKPGPEFMAALDRAVQHSVPKPTAVVLNYPNNPTAELASLDFYEEVVDFCRHHGIWILSDLAYAEIYFDGNPPPSILQIPKAWDVAVEFTSMSKTYSMPGWRIGFAVGNERLIAALARVKSYLDYGAFTPIQVAAAAALNGPQDCVDEARSIYKERRDILIDGLSAAGWNIPSPPATMFAWAPIPPAFKDMGSIEFSKLLLSEAEVAVAPGLGFGEHGDDHVRIGLVENVQRTRQAVRNIKNFLKSHGVNADPAANRAKEAS; encoded by the coding sequence ATGGAACGTGACTTTTACAAGATCAGACGCCTGCCGCCGTATGTCTTTGCCGAGGTAAACGACATGAAGGCGCGTGCGCGCGCCGACGGTGCCGACATTATCGATTTCGGTATGGGTAACCCGGATTTGCCGACACCGGAACATGTGGTCGCGAAGCTCAAGGAAACCGTCGATAACCCGAAGACGCACCGCTATTCGAATTCACGCGGTATTCCGGGTCTTCGCAAGGCGATTGCCACGTATTACGGCCGTCGTTTCGGTGTCGACGTCGATCCCGACAAGCAGGCCATCGTCACGCTTGGTTCCAAGGAAGGGCTGGCCAACCTGTCGCAGGCGATCACCAGTCCGGGCGACGTTATCCTGGTGCCGAACCCGAGTTACCCAATCCATCAGTTCGGCTTCATCATCGCCGGCGCGGCGGCCCGCTCGATCCCGGTCAAGCCGGGGCCCGAGTTCATGGCGGCCCTGGACCGCGCCGTGCAGCACAGCGTGCCGAAGCCGACGGCGGTGGTGCTCAACTATCCGAACAATCCGACAGCCGAACTGGCCAGCCTCGATTTCTACGAAGAAGTCGTCGATTTCTGCCGTCATCACGGTATCTGGATATTGTCCGACCTGGCTTACGCCGAAATCTATTTCGACGGCAATCCACCGCCGTCGATCCTGCAGATACCCAAGGCATGGGATGTCGCCGTCGAATTCACATCGATGAGCAAGACCTATTCCATGCCGGGCTGGCGCATCGGTTTTGCGGTCGGCAATGAACGCCTGATCGCGGCACTGGCACGGGTAAAGTCCTATTTGGATTATGGTGCCTTCACACCGATCCAGGTGGCTGCCGCTGCCGCGCTGAATGGTCCGCAGGATTGTGTCGACGAAGCCAGAAGCATCTACAAGGAACGCCGCGATATTCTGATCGATGGCCTGTCTGCCGCCGGCTGGAATATCCCGTCACCGCCGGCGACGATGTTTGCCTGGGCACCGATACCACCTGCGTTCAAGGACATGGGATCGATCGAGTTTTCCAAACTGTTGCTGAGCGAAGCCGAGGTCGCCGTCGCACCGGGGCTGGGCTTTGGGGAACATGGCGACGATCATGTCCGTATCGGCCTGGTCGAAAACGTCCAGCGTACACGTCAGGCGGTCCGCAACATCAAGAATTTCCTGAAAAGCCATGGTGTGAATGCCGATCCGGCCGCAAACCGTGCCAAGGAGGCATCATGA
- a CDS encoding homoserine dehydrogenase, with translation MMNTIRIGIAGLGTVGAGTVQVIETHKNLLSLRAGCDIEITAVSARSRTQDRGIDISGYRWYDDPVEMAAADDIDLVVELIGGSDGVAKALAEKALKAGKHVVTANKALIAHHGSDLAAIAEASGAAIYCEAAVAGGIPILKGLREGLAANGIKRVYGILNGTCNYILTEMRDTGRSFADVLEEAQKLGYAETDPSFDVDGIDTAHKLAILSALSFGTKIDFDGIHVEGIRNIAPIDIDFAAELGYGIKLLGIASLDGDVVEQRVHPCMVPIDTPINLVEGSFNAVVAEGDFVDTVLHEGRGAGGGPTASAVVADIIDIARGHRVPLFGIPASTLRDIPTRPMDRHMGAYYVRFNVVDKSGVFAEIAGALTDNDVSMESVLQRSRDPGQIVPVVMTLHETEEAAMRRAVDQISRIDAVVEPPVVIRIEAL, from the coding sequence ATCATGAACACCATCAGGATCGGCATCGCCGGTCTCGGCACTGTCGGCGCAGGGACGGTACAGGTGATAGAAACCCATAAGAACCTGCTGTCGTTGCGGGCCGGATGCGATATTGAAATCACCGCCGTTTCCGCGCGTTCGCGCACGCAGGACCGGGGCATCGATATTTCCGGGTATCGCTGGTATGACGATCCGGTAGAAATGGCCGCTGCCGACGATATCGATCTTGTCGTCGAACTGATCGGTGGCTCGGACGGGGTTGCCAAGGCGCTGGCCGAGAAAGCGCTTAAGGCCGGCAAGCATGTGGTGACCGCCAACAAGGCCCTGATCGCCCATCACGGCAGCGATCTTGCCGCGATTGCCGAGGCGTCCGGAGCCGCGATTTATTGTGAAGCGGCTGTCGCCGGCGGCATTCCCATACTGAAGGGTCTGCGCGAAGGGCTGGCCGCGAACGGCATTAAACGGGTTTACGGCATTCTCAACGGCACCTGTAACTACATTCTGACGGAAATGCGCGATACGGGGCGCAGCTTTGCCGACGTTCTCGAAGAGGCTCAGAAGTTGGGATACGCCGAAACCGATCCGAGCTTCGATGTCGACGGTATCGACACCGCCCACAAACTGGCGATCCTGTCGGCGCTTTCGTTCGGTACAAAAATCGATTTCGACGGCATTCACGTCGAGGGGATCCGCAATATCGCCCCCATCGATATCGATTTTGCCGCAGAACTGGGATATGGCATCAAGCTGCTGGGCATTGCATCGCTGGACGGCGATGTGGTGGAACAGCGGGTGCACCCCTGCATGGTGCCGATCGACACCCCGATCAATCTTGTCGAAGGCTCTTTCAATGCCGTCGTTGCCGAGGGCGATTTCGTCGATACCGTGTTGCATGAAGGCCGTGGCGCCGGCGGCGGCCCCACCGCGTCCGCCGTCGTCGCCGACATCATCGATATCGCGCGCGGGCATCGTGTGCCGCTTTTCGGCATACCGGCAAGCACGCTTCGCGACATTCCGACACGCCCCATGGATCGTCATATGGGGGCGTATTACGTCCGCTTTAATGTCGTCGACAAGTCCGGCGTGTTTGCGGAAATCGCCGGCGCGCTGACGGATAACGATGTTTCCATGGAATCCGTGCTACAGCGTTCCCGCGATCCCGGGCAGATCGTTCCGGTTGTCATGACGCTGCACGAAACCGAAGAAGCGGCCATGCGCCGCGCCGTCGATCAGATCAGCCGTATCGATGCCGTGGTGGAGCCGCCGGTCGTTATTCGAATCGAAGCTCTATAA
- the glpX gene encoding class II fructose-bisphosphatase, giving the protein MSEPAAKDRNLSLELVRVTEAAALAAYRHMGSGDHMQADQAAISSAKELLNSLAIEGTVRVGEGQKGEVEKLYLDESVGTGRGPKVDVAVVALEGASIVARGGPNAISTVAMAEGGSFLKVPDIYMSKIAVGPGLPQGVIDLDREPEENLKALAAAKSVPVSDLVVCMLDRPRHSPLLDKVRAAGARVRLILGGDVSATIATALDEGGVDIYMGIGAAPQGVLSAAALRGFGGQMQGRLYARKDDDRLLARDAGIEDFDRIYTEQDMASGNVTFAATGVTYGAILRGIHSQHGGALSHSLVVRSLTGTYRFIEAHHDFTRRPPVG; this is encoded by the coding sequence ATGTCTGAACCCGCAGCAAAAGACCGTAACCTGTCGCTTGAGCTGGTCCGTGTGACCGAAGCCGCCGCCTTGGCGGCGTACCGGCACATGGGGTCGGGCGATCATATGCAAGCCGATCAGGCCGCCATTTCCTCGGCCAAGGAATTGCTGAACAGCCTGGCCATCGAAGGCACGGTGCGTGTCGGGGAAGGGCAGAAGGGTGAGGTTGAAAAGCTTTATCTGGATGAAAGTGTCGGCACCGGCCGGGGGCCAAAGGTCGATGTTGCGGTTGTCGCCCTTGAAGGGGCGAGCATCGTTGCCCGTGGCGGGCCGAACGCCATCTCCACGGTGGCCATGGCGGAGGGGGGCAGTTTTCTGAAAGTCCCCGACATCTATATGAGCAAGATCGCCGTCGGCCCCGGACTGCCGCAAGGGGTTATCGACCTTGACCGCGAACCAGAGGAAAATCTCAAGGCCCTGGCCGCCGCAAAGTCGGTACCGGTTTCGGATCTGGTCGTCTGCATGCTCGACCGCCCGCGTCACAGTCCGCTGCTCGACAAAGTCCGTGCCGCCGGTGCGCGTGTCCGTCTGATCCTGGGCGGCGACGTCTCGGCAACGATTGCAACGGCACTGGATGAAGGCGGGGTCGATATCTACATGGGCATCGGTGCGGCCCCACAAGGTGTGTTGTCGGCGGCTGCGCTGCGAGGATTCGGCGGGCAGATGCAAGGCAGGCTCTATGCCCGCAAGGACGATGACAGGCTGCTTGCCCGCGACGCTGGGATCGAGGATTTCGACAGGATTTACACCGAGCAAGATATGGCCAGCGGTAACGTGACCTTTGCCGCGACCGGTGTGACGTATGGCGCTATTCTACGCGGTATCCATAGCCAACACGGCGGTGCGCTCAGCCATTCACTCGTTGTCCGCTCACTTACCGGCACATACCGCTTTATCGAGGCACACCATGACTTCACACGCCGGCCACCGGTCGGCTGA
- the recJ gene encoding single-stranded-DNA-specific exonuclease RecJ, whose translation MDTIASGVFSGVENSVSGRRWVMRDIDERAALAMSQSLGLSDITARALTGRGIGIEDAEKFLAPTLKDLLPDPSRFVDMDKAAVRLADAVLNNEKIALFADYDVDGATSSAVLARFLRTAGAEPLVYIPDRIKEGYGPSVGAMQKLAGQGIGVVIALDCGTTAFDALKAGKDAGLDIVVIDHHEAEPQLPDVLALVNPNRMDEDRVYGHLCTAGLAFLYAVAINRELRKRGYWTAERPEPVLTRSLDLVALGTVCDVVKLEGINRAFVVQGLKVMAKRENTGLRALSDVAGLHAMPESYHLGFVLGPRINAGGRIGDSGMGAKLLRTEDPGEAAAIATRLDILNGERREIEAACFEAALQQIEKGPEPGAAVVCADQGWHPGVVGIVASRLVERYHRPACVIAMDGDTGTGSGRSVYGVDLGAAIIAARQKGILIKGGGHAMAAGFSVSSGALDEFRAFLDERISQQTGGALIKPDLRLDGSIALRGASVELAAEIATLAPFGPGNPEPRLAIRNVKIPFADIVGGDHIRFSLSQGSGGTLEGISFRSVGTPLGQLLLSAHNQTVHVAGRLKADSWQGRTRVKFHLEDVALTQASGDVG comes from the coding sequence TTGGACACTATCGCAAGCGGCGTGTTTTCAGGTGTCGAGAATTCCGTTTCGGGCCGCCGCTGGGTTATGCGTGACATAGACGAGCGGGCCGCGCTCGCCATGTCGCAATCGCTGGGGCTTTCGGATATCACCGCGCGTGCACTCACAGGCCGGGGTATCGGCATCGAAGATGCGGAAAAATTTCTCGCGCCGACCCTCAAGGACCTGTTGCCCGATCCGAGCCGCTTCGTCGATATGGACAAGGCTGCCGTCCGGCTTGCCGATGCCGTCCTGAATAACGAAAAAATAGCCCTGTTTGCCGATTACGATGTCGATGGTGCGACCTCGTCGGCTGTGCTTGCCCGGTTCCTGCGCACCGCCGGTGCCGAACCGCTGGTTTACATCCCGGACCGCATCAAGGAAGGCTATGGCCCTTCCGTCGGCGCCATGCAAAAGCTGGCCGGGCAGGGGATCGGTGTCGTAATCGCTTTGGATTGCGGCACAACCGCGTTCGATGCCTTGAAGGCCGGCAAGGATGCGGGATTGGATATTGTCGTCATCGATCACCATGAGGCCGAACCGCAATTGCCGGATGTCCTCGCACTGGTTAACCCGAACCGGATGGATGAGGACAGGGTTTACGGCCATCTGTGCACGGCCGGACTCGCTTTTCTGTACGCCGTCGCAATCAACAGGGAACTGCGCAAACGCGGCTACTGGACGGCTGAACGTCCGGAACCGGTATTAACCCGTTCTCTCGACCTTGTGGCGCTCGGTACCGTTTGCGATGTGGTCAAGCTTGAAGGCATCAACCGCGCCTTCGTCGTGCAGGGCCTGAAGGTCATGGCAAAGCGTGAAAATACCGGTCTCAGGGCCTTGTCGGATGTCGCCGGACTGCATGCCATGCCGGAAAGCTATCACCTGGGCTTTGTCCTGGGGCCGCGCATCAATGCCGGTGGCCGAATTGGCGATTCCGGCATGGGTGCGAAGCTGCTCAGGACCGAAGACCCAGGCGAAGCTGCCGCGATCGCAACACGCCTCGATATCCTCAACGGGGAGCGGCGCGAGATCGAAGCTGCCTGCTTCGAAGCAGCCCTTCAGCAGATAGAAAAAGGTCCCGAGCCGGGGGCTGCCGTTGTATGCGCAGATCAGGGCTGGCATCCGGGCGTCGTTGGCATCGTCGCCAGCCGGCTGGTCGAGCGCTATCACCGCCCGGCTTGCGTCATTGCCATGGACGGCGACACCGGCACCGGGTCCGGCCGCTCTGTCTATGGAGTCGATCTGGGAGCTGCGATCATTGCCGCACGTCAAAAAGGCATTTTGATCAAGGGCGGTGGCCATGCCATGGCGGCCGGGTTTTCTGTATCGAGTGGCGCGCTTGATGAATTCAGGGCTTTTCTGGATGAACGCATATCCCAACAAACTGGCGGAGCACTAATCAAACCCGACCTGCGTCTGGACGGATCAATCGCCTTGCGTGGCGCAAGCGTCGAGCTGGCGGCGGAAATCGCTACCCTGGCACCATTCGGCCCGGGCAACCCCGAACCGCGCCTGGCGATCAGAAACGTCAAAATACCCTTTGCCGATATCGTCGGCGGTGATCATATCCGCTTTTCACTGTCGCAAGGCAGCGGCGGCACGCTGGAAGGTATTTCGTTCCGTTCCGTCGGCACACCACTCGGCCAGTTGCTGCTTTCGGCACACAATCAAACGGTTCATGTCGCCGGACGCCTGAAAGCCGATAGCTGGCAAGGGCGTACACGTGTTAAGTTTCATCTTGAAGACGTTGCACTGACGCAGGCAAGCGGAGACGTTGGATAA
- a CDS encoding dCMP deaminase family protein produces MSDNTKWDKRFMELAGFIAQWSKDPSTKVGAVIVDPRNKRIVATGFNGFPFGVEDTADRLGDRAIKYEMVVHAETNALMFAGNQANGCTLFVTPLPPCARCAVLIIQSGISRVVSPTPDTSKEPWKTQFKISSQMFAEANVDVDLLDI; encoded by the coding sequence ATGAGCGATAATACAAAATGGGATAAGCGATTTATGGAGCTTGCCGGCTTTATCGCGCAATGGTCCAAGGATCCCTCGACCAAGGTCGGTGCGGTCATTGTCGATCCCCGCAACAAACGTATTGTCGCCACGGGATTCAACGGGTTTCCGTTCGGTGTCGAGGATACGGCAGATCGGCTCGGGGACCGCGCCATCAAGTATGAAATGGTGGTGCATGCCGAAACCAACGCCCTGATGTTTGCGGGCAACCAGGCCAACGGCTGTACGCTTTTCGTAACACCCTTGCCTCCGTGTGCGCGCTGTGCCGTGCTGATCATTCAATCCGGCATCAGCCGCGTTGTCTCGCCGACACCGGACACCTCGAAAGAACCCTGGAAGACACAGTTCAAGATATCCTCGCAGATGTTTGCCGAGGCTAATGTCGACGTGGATTTATTGGACATTTAA
- a CDS encoding class 1 fructose-bisphosphatase, with protein MGETVSYRETLKHFIMRQQSHITGVTGEFTLLLDDVSSACKGVANLVRRGELSGELGAAVGINVQDENQKKLDVMANELAISWCEKGGQLFAMASEEMVDVYPVPKALTRGKYLLIFDPLDGSSNIEVNGPMGTIFSICCMPDEPGDDLAQNFMQPGTQQLCAGYVLFGPATMMVLTTGNGVNGFTLNPDIGEFVLTHPDIRIPEDTQEFAINASNQRHWEPPVKRYVDECLAGKTGPREKDFNMRWVAAMVADVHRIITRGGIFMYPIDEKIREKGGRLRLLYEANPMSFIIEQAGGLATTGRERILEVQPTGLHQRVPVIIGAKNEVQRLVDYHAEHDAANG; from the coding sequence ATGGGGGAAACCGTGTCCTACCGCGAGACACTGAAGCACTTCATTATGCGCCAGCAGTCCCATATCACTGGGGTTACCGGCGAGTTCACACTGCTGCTGGACGACGTATCATCAGCCTGCAAGGGCGTTGCCAATCTGGTGCGTCGCGGCGAACTGTCAGGAGAACTGGGTGCTGCGGTCGGCATCAATGTACAGGACGAAAATCAGAAAAAACTCGATGTGATGGCCAACGAGCTGGCGATCAGCTGGTGCGAAAAGGGCGGTCAATTGTTTGCCATGGCATCGGAAGAAATGGTCGACGTTTATCCGGTTCCCAAGGCGCTCACGCGCGGGAAATACCTGCTCATTTTCGATCCGCTCGACGGATCCTCGAATATCGAGGTCAACGGCCCGATGGGCACGATATTCTCGATATGCTGTATGCCGGACGAACCCGGCGATGACCTGGCGCAGAATTTTATGCAGCCCGGCACGCAACAGCTATGTGCAGGGTATGTGCTGTTCGGCCCGGCGACGATGATGGTTCTGACGACGGGGAACGGCGTCAACGGCTTTACCCTGAACCCAGACATCGGTGAATTCGTGCTCACCCACCCGGACATCCGCATCCCTGAAGACACACAGGAATTCGCGATTAATGCATCCAATCAGCGTCACTGGGAGCCCCCGGTCAAGCGCTACGTGGATGAATGCCTGGCCGGGAAAACCGGCCCGCGCGAAAAGGATTTCAATATGCGCTGGGTTGCGGCGATGGTCGCGGACGTACACCGCATTATTACACGGGGCGGGATATTCATGTACCCGATCGACGAGAAAATCCGCGAGAAGGGGGGGCGTCTCCGCCTATTGTACGAAGCCAATCCGATGTCGTTTATCATCGAGCAGGCTGGCGGCTTGGCCACAACGGGGCGTGAACGTATTCTTGAAGTGCAGCCGACGGGGCTACATCAGCGCGTTCCGGTTATTATCGGTGCTAAAAACGAAGTGCAACGTCTTGTTGATTATCACGCCGAGCATGATGCCGCTAACGGCTGA
- a CDS encoding GntR family transcriptional regulator encodes MARHEYSFKVIKPTTPLRHDVTESIRTAIAVGRFASGERMRERDLCEMTGVSRTLVREALRQLESEGVIEVVAHRGPVVAVITEEQARGIYQVREVLEGLAADLYVRNASDDSKEELRETLQDMRDSFKVDDPIRWLEAKNKFYDCLMRGAGNDALGRSLSLLNARAILLRARSMKTPGRIDVSLREIEKLVDVLLNGTPSQARKAAVAHVREAGKVVFASFREH; translated from the coding sequence ATGGCGCGCCACGAATACAGCTTCAAAGTCATAAAACCGACCACGCCACTGCGACATGATGTGACAGAAAGTATCCGTACTGCCATCGCCGTGGGCAGGTTCGCATCGGGTGAGCGTATGCGTGAACGCGATCTGTGTGAAATGACAGGGGTCAGCCGAACGCTTGTTCGAGAAGCCCTCAGGCAGTTGGAAAGTGAAGGTGTTATCGAAGTTGTTGCGCATCGTGGACCGGTTGTCGCCGTCATCACCGAAGAACAAGCCAGGGGAATCTACCAGGTCCGTGAGGTTCTGGAGGGCCTGGCTGCAGATCTCTATGTGCGGAATGCTTCGGACGATTCCAAGGAGGAACTTCGGGAAACTCTGCAAGACATGCGCGATTCTTTTAAAGTAGACGACCCAATTCGCTGGCTTGAGGCAAAAAACAAGTTTTACGACTGCCTCATGCGTGGCGCAGGAAATGATGCTTTGGGACGATCCCTCAGCTTGCTGAATGCGCGTGCCATTTTACTTCGCGCACGCTCGATGAAGACACCGGGACGCATCGACGTCAGTCTCCGCGAGATCGAGAAACTTGTCGATGTCCTTTTGAACGGTACGCCAAGCCAGGCACGCAAGGCCGCTGTCGCTCATGTTCGGGAAGCAGGCAAGGTGGTCTTCGCATCGTTCCGCGAGCACTAA
- a CDS encoding acyl-CoA dehydrogenase family protein, producing MDFSLSDEQKAICDTVSRICAGFNDDYWLARDRDGVFPHDFYHALAEEGWLGICTAQAEGGAGLGITEAVMMMRTISESGAGLSGASAVHINIFGLNPVAIFGTEEQKQRMIRPMAEGREKACFAVTEPSTGLNTTQLKVRAERHGDKYLVNGQKVWISTAQEADNILLLARTTPLEDVDKPSHGLSLFYTPFDRKRVKVVEIDKMGRKAVDSNELFFEDFEIPVGDLIGEEGRGFEYILHGMNPERMLIAAEAVGLGFAAVRRAAAYANERIVFNRPIGKNQAIQHPLAECQSALEAAWMMTLKAAWEYDQGLPCGATANMAKYLAGEAGFNACQTAVMTHGGFGYAKEYHVERYLRESLIPRIAPVSPQLALCYIAERVLGLPKSY from the coding sequence ATGGATTTCTCACTCAGCGACGAACAAAAAGCCATTTGCGACACCGTAAGCCGTATCTGTGCCGGATTTAACGATGATTACTGGCTCGCGCGGGACCGCGACGGTGTCTTTCCCCACGATTTTTATCACGCCCTGGCCGAAGAGGGATGGCTGGGCATTTGCACGGCGCAAGCAGAGGGCGGTGCCGGGCTGGGCATCACCGAAGCCGTCATGATGATGCGGACGATCTCGGAATCGGGGGCCGGGCTGTCCGGTGCCTCTGCGGTTCACATCAATATCTTCGGTCTGAACCCGGTCGCTATTTTCGGCACCGAAGAACAAAAGCAACGGATGATCCGCCCGATGGCCGAGGGCCGGGAAAAAGCGTGTTTCGCGGTTACCGAACCCAGCACCGGGCTTAACACCACGCAACTGAAGGTCCGGGCCGAACGGCATGGCGATAAATATCTGGTGAATGGCCAGAAGGTATGGATATCCACGGCGCAGGAAGCCGACAATATCCTGCTGCTCGCGCGAACCACGCCGCTCGAAGACGTCGACAAGCCGAGCCATGGCCTGTCGCTGTTCTACACCCCGTTCGATCGCAAGCGCGTCAAGGTCGTCGAAATCGACAAGATGGGCCGCAAGGCCGTCGATTCAAACGAACTGTTCTTTGAGGATTTTGAAATTCCCGTCGGCGATCTGATTGGCGAGGAGGGACGGGGGTTCGAATACATCCTGCATGGCATGAACCCGGAACGGATGCTGATTGCCGCCGAGGCCGTCGGTCTCGGCTTTGCGGCGGTGCGCCGCGCTGCTGCATATGCCAACGAGCGGATCGTGTTCAATCGCCCCATCGGTAAAAACCAGGCGATCCAGCACCCCCTGGCCGAATGCCAGTCGGCTTTGGAAGCCGCCTGGATGATGACGCTGAAAGCGGCCTGGGAATACGATCAGGGGCTGCCCTGCGGTGCGACGGCAAACATGGCCAAATATCTGGCCGGCGAGGCCGGTTTCAATGCCTGTCAGACGGCTGTGATGACGCATGGCGGCTTCGGTTATGCCAAGGAGTACCATGTCGAACGTTATCTGCGTGAAAGCCTGATCCCAAGGATCGCGCCTGTCTCGCCGCAGCTCGCACTGTGCTACATCGCCGAGCGTGTGCTTGGTCTGCCGAAAAGCTATTGA
- a CDS encoding DUF3144 domain-containing protein — MSEEEDRQTLSIQLANQVINMANNRLQEGMNPVDIAAGLRHAAANFSAFAIANSEKPDEIDPTFFAEEFLQIYAYYLEKHTAPVQQKSGLEALVNQVRDEN, encoded by the coding sequence ATGAGTGAAGAAGAAGACCGCCAAACCCTGAGCATCCAACTTGCCAATCAGGTCATCAACATGGCGAACAATCGCCTGCAGGAAGGCATGAACCCGGTCGATATCGCCGCCGGTCTGCGTCATGCCGCTGCCAATTTCTCGGCATTTGCCATCGCCAATTCCGAGAAACCGGACGAAATCGATCCGACATTCTTCGCCGAGGAATTCCTGCAGATTTATGCGTATTACCTGGAAAAGCACACGGCTCCGGTGCAGCAGAAATCCGGGCTGGAAGCCTTGGTCAATCAGGTACGCGACGAAAATTAA